A single window of Macaca mulatta isolate MMU2019108-1 chromosome 9, T2T-MMU8v2.0, whole genome shotgun sequence DNA harbors:
- the SYNPO2L gene encoding synaptopodin 2-like protein isoform X1: MGAEEEVLVTLSGGAPWGFRLQGGAEQRKPLQVSKIRRRSQAGRAGLREKDQLLAINGVSCTNLSHASAMSLIDASGNQLVLTVQRVADEGPVQSPSPHELQVLSPLSPLSPEPPGAPVPQPLQPGSLRSPPDSEAYYGETDSDADGPATQEKPRRPRRRGPTRPTPPGAPPDEVYLSDSPAEPVPTIPGPSSQGDSRVSSPSWEDGAALQPPPAEALLLPHGPLRPGPHLIPMVGPVPHPVAEDLTTTYTQKAKQAKLQRAESLQEKSIKEAKTKCRTIASLLTAAPNPHSKGVLMFKKRRQRAKKYTLVSFGAAAGTGAEEEEDGVPPTSESELDEEAFSDARSLTNQSDWDSPYLDMELARAGSRASEGQGSGLGGQLSEVSGRGVQLFEQQRQRADSSTQELVRAEPAAMLNGEGLRSPPRAQSAPPEAAVLPPSPLPAPVASPRPFQPGGGAPTPTPNIFNRSARPFTPGLQGQRPTTTSVIFRPLAPRRANDSLGGLSPAPPPFLSSPQGPTPLPSFTSGVPSHAPVSGSPSASRTSGPVTATSSLYIPAPSRPVTPGGTPEPPAPPSAAAMTSTASIFLSAPLRPSVRPEMPAPGPGAPEPPSAREQRISVPAARTGILQEARRRGTRKQMFRPGKEETKNSPNPELLSLVQNLDEKPRAGGAESGPEEDALSLGAEACNFMQPVGAKSYKTLPPVTPKTPPPMAPKTPPPMTPKTPPPVAPKPPSRGLLDGLVNGAVSSAVIPEPPRLQGRGGELFAKRQSRADRYVVEGTPGPGLGPRPRSPSPTPSLPPSWKYSPNIRAPPPIAYNPLLSPFFPQAARTLPKAQSQGPRATPKQGIKALDFMRHQPYQLKTAMFCFDEVPPTPGPTASGPPKTARVQEIRRFSTPAPQPTAEPLVPTVLAPRAATTLDEPIWRTELASAPVPSPAPPPESPRGLGASPSSCGFQVARPRFSATRTGLQAHVWRPGAGHQ, translated from the exons ATGGGTGCTGAGGAGGAGGTGCTGGTCACACTATCAGGGGGAGCCCCCTGGGGCTTCCGACTTCAGGGGGGGGCCGAGCAGAGGAAACCCTTACAGGTGTCTAAG ATTCGAAGACGGAGCCAGGCTGGCAGAGCAGGACTCCGAGAGAAGGACCAGCTCTTGGCAATCAATGGGGTCTCTTGCACCAACCTCTCCCATGCCAGTGCCATGAGCCTCATCGATGCCTCAGGAAATCAGCTTGTCCTCACTGTGCAGCG GGTAGCAGACGAGGGTCCtgtgcaatctccatctccccaTGAGCTTCAGGTGCTGTCACCCTTATCTCCACTGAGTCCTGAGCCCCCTGGTGCTCCAGTTCCTCAGCCTCTTCAGCCTGGGAGTCTTCGTTCACCTCCTGATAGTGAGGCTTACTACGGAGAGACTGACAGTGATGCTGATGGTCCTGCCACGCAGGAGAAGCCTCGCCGACCTCGCCGCCGAGGCCCCACAAGGCCCACCCCTCCGGGTGCCCCACCTGATGAGGTCTACCTGTCTGACAGCCCTGCAGAGCCAGTACCTACTATCCCTGGCCcttccagccagggtgacagccGTGTGAGCTCCCCGTCTTGGGAGGATGGGGCAGCCCTTCAGCCACCCCCAGCTGAGGCTCTGCTGTTACCCCATGGCCCTCTCCGGCCTGGTCCTCATCTCATCCCTATGGTGGGGCCTGTTCCCCACCCGGTGGCAGAAGATCTTACTACCACCTACACCCAGAAGGCCAAGCAAGCCA AACTGCAACGTGCAGAGAGCCtccaagagaaaagcataaaagAGGCCAAGACCAAATGCAGGACAATTGcatccctgctcactgcagcccccaaccCCCACTCCAAAGGGGTGCTTATGTTTAAGAAACGGCGGCAGAGAGCCAAGAAGTACACTCTGGTGAGCTTCGGGGCTGCTGCTGGGACGGgcgctgaggaggaggaggacggcGTTCCCCCCACGAGTGAGTCGGAGCTGGACGAAGAAGCCTTCTCCGACGCCCGCAGCCTCACCAATCAATCTGACTGGGACAGTCCCTATCTGGACATGGAGCTTGCCAGGGCGGGCTCAAGAGCATCAGAGGGCCAGGGCTCTGGCCTGGGAGGGCAGCTGAGTGAGGTCTCTGGGCGAGGGGTACAGCTCTTTGAACAGCAGCGCCAGCGCGCAGACTCCAGCACCCAGGAACTGGTGCGGGCCGAACCAGCAGCCATGCTCAACGGGGAGGGCCTGCGGTCACCACCTCGGGCCCAGAGTGCTCCCCCAGAGGCGGCTGTGCTCCCACCCAGCCCCTTGCCGGCCCCTGTAGCCAGCCCCAGACCCTTCCAACCAGGTGGTGGAGCCCCGACCCCAACTCCAAACATCTTTAACCGGTCAGCTAGGCCCTTTACCCCGGGCCTACAAGGGCAGCGGCCAACTACCACCTCGGTTATTTTCCGGCCTTTAGCCCCCAGGAGGGCCAACGACAGCCTGGGGGGCCTcagccccgccccacccccctTCTTGTCTTCTCCGCAGGGGCCCACCCCTCTGCCCAGCTTCACGTCAGGGGTTCCCAGTCACGCACCAGTCTCTGGTTCCCCCAGCGCCTCACGCACCTCGGGCCCTGTGACAGCCACCAGCTCCCTGTACATCCCAGCCCCCAGTCGGCCTGTCACTCCAGGCGGAACCCCAGAGCCCCCCGCTCCTCCTAGCGCAGCTGCCATGACCTCCACAGCTTCTATCTTCCTATCTGCGCCTTTGCGACCCTCTGTGCGCCCAGAGATGCCTGCCCCAGGCCCAGGGGCTCCTGAGCCCCCCAGCGCTCGGGAGCAGCGCATCTCTGTGCCAGCTGCCCGCACGGGTATCCTGCAGGAGGCCCGGCGCCGGGGGACCCGGAAGCAGATGTTCCGGCCGGGAAAAGAGGAGACGAAGAACTCGCCCAACCCCGAGCTGCTATCGCTGGTACAGAACCTGGATGAAAAGCCCCGGGCCGGGGGTGCAGAATCTGGTCCTGAGGAGGATGCTCTGAGCCTCGGGGCTGAAGCCTGCAACTTCATGCAGCCAGTAGGGGCCAAGAGTTACAAGACCCTGCCTCCCGTGACACCTAAGACCCCTCCTCCAATGGCTCCCAAGACCCCGCCCCCTATGACTCCTAAGACTCCACCCCCAGTGGCTCCTAAGCCCCCATCTCGAGGGCTCCTTGATGGGCTCGTGAATGGGGCAGTCTCTTCAGCTGTAATCCCTGAGCCACCAAGGctgcagggcaggggtggggagctATTTGCTAAGCGGCAGAGCCGTGCGGACAGGTATGTGGTGGAAGGTACACCTGGTCCTGGTCTTGGCCCTCGGCCTAGAAGTCCTTCTCCTACCCCGTCTCTGCCCCCTTCCTGGAAATATTCACCCAACATCCGTGCCCCACCTCCTATTGCTTACAACCCACTGCTCTCTCCCTTTTTCCCGCAGGCGGCCCGAACTCTCCCTAAGGCCCAATCCCAGGGGCCTCGGGCAACACCCAAGCAGGGCATCAAGGCTCTAGATTTTATGCGGCATCAGCCCTATCAACTTAAAACTGCCATGTTCTGTTTTGATGAGGTTCCCCCGACTCCTGGCCCTACCGCCTCAGGGCCCCCCAAAACTGCCCGAGTCCAGGAGATTCGCCGGTTTTCCACTCCGGCGCCCCAGCCCACTGCAGAACCCCTGGTTCCCACTGTGCTTGCCCCGCGAGCAGCCACTACACTGGATGAGCCCATCTGGAGAACAGAGCTGGCCTCAGCCCCTGTTCCtagcccagcccctcctccagaGTCTCCCAGGGGCCTTGGGGCTTCTCCCAGCTCCTGTGGTTTCCAGGTAGCCAGGCCCCGATTCTCAGCCACCAGAACAGGATTGCAGGCTCATGTGTGGAGGCCTGGGGCAGGGCACCAGTGA
- the SYNPO2L gene encoding synaptopodin 2-like protein isoform X2, with product METFEPISQEPLSQVSYDKAPDPVPELQDSFYAELQRAESLQEKSIKEAKTKCRTIASLLTAAPNPHSKGVLMFKKRRQRAKKYTLVSFGAAAGTGAEEEEDGVPPTSESELDEEAFSDARSLTNQSDWDSPYLDMELARAGSRASEGQGSGLGGQLSEVSGRGVQLFEQQRQRADSSTQELVRAEPAAMLNGEGLRSPPRAQSAPPEAAVLPPSPLPAPVASPRPFQPGGGAPTPTPNIFNRSARPFTPGLQGQRPTTTSVIFRPLAPRRANDSLGGLSPAPPPFLSSPQGPTPLPSFTSGVPSHAPVSGSPSASRTSGPVTATSSLYIPAPSRPVTPGGTPEPPAPPSAAAMTSTASIFLSAPLRPSVRPEMPAPGPGAPEPPSAREQRISVPAARTGILQEARRRGTRKQMFRPGKEETKNSPNPELLSLVQNLDEKPRAGGAESGPEEDALSLGAEACNFMQPVGAKSYKTLPPVTPKTPPPMAPKTPPPMTPKTPPPVAPKPPSRGLLDGLVNGAVSSAVIPEPPRLQGRGGELFAKRQSRADRYVVEGTPGPGLGPRPRSPSPTPSLPPSWKYSPNIRAPPPIAYNPLLSPFFPQAARTLPKAQSQGPRATPKQGIKALDFMRHQPYQLKTAMFCFDEVPPTPGPTASGPPKTARVQEIRRFSTPAPQPTAEPLVPTVLAPRAATTLDEPIWRTELASAPVPSPAPPPESPRGLGASPSSCGFQVARPRFSATRTGLQAHVWRPGAGHQ from the exons ATGGAGACCTTTGAGCCCATCAGCCAAGAGCCCCTCAGCCAAGTCAGCTACGACAAAGCCCCAGACCCAGTTCCTGAGCTCCAAGACTCATTCTATGCAG AACTGCAACGTGCAGAGAGCCtccaagagaaaagcataaaagAGGCCAAGACCAAATGCAGGACAATTGcatccctgctcactgcagcccccaaccCCCACTCCAAAGGGGTGCTTATGTTTAAGAAACGGCGGCAGAGAGCCAAGAAGTACACTCTGGTGAGCTTCGGGGCTGCTGCTGGGACGGgcgctgaggaggaggaggacggcGTTCCCCCCACGAGTGAGTCGGAGCTGGACGAAGAAGCCTTCTCCGACGCCCGCAGCCTCACCAATCAATCTGACTGGGACAGTCCCTATCTGGACATGGAGCTTGCCAGGGCGGGCTCAAGAGCATCAGAGGGCCAGGGCTCTGGCCTGGGAGGGCAGCTGAGTGAGGTCTCTGGGCGAGGGGTACAGCTCTTTGAACAGCAGCGCCAGCGCGCAGACTCCAGCACCCAGGAACTGGTGCGGGCCGAACCAGCAGCCATGCTCAACGGGGAGGGCCTGCGGTCACCACCTCGGGCCCAGAGTGCTCCCCCAGAGGCGGCTGTGCTCCCACCCAGCCCCTTGCCGGCCCCTGTAGCCAGCCCCAGACCCTTCCAACCAGGTGGTGGAGCCCCGACCCCAACTCCAAACATCTTTAACCGGTCAGCTAGGCCCTTTACCCCGGGCCTACAAGGGCAGCGGCCAACTACCACCTCGGTTATTTTCCGGCCTTTAGCCCCCAGGAGGGCCAACGACAGCCTGGGGGGCCTcagccccgccccacccccctTCTTGTCTTCTCCGCAGGGGCCCACCCCTCTGCCCAGCTTCACGTCAGGGGTTCCCAGTCACGCACCAGTCTCTGGTTCCCCCAGCGCCTCACGCACCTCGGGCCCTGTGACAGCCACCAGCTCCCTGTACATCCCAGCCCCCAGTCGGCCTGTCACTCCAGGCGGAACCCCAGAGCCCCCCGCTCCTCCTAGCGCAGCTGCCATGACCTCCACAGCTTCTATCTTCCTATCTGCGCCTTTGCGACCCTCTGTGCGCCCAGAGATGCCTGCCCCAGGCCCAGGGGCTCCTGAGCCCCCCAGCGCTCGGGAGCAGCGCATCTCTGTGCCAGCTGCCCGCACGGGTATCCTGCAGGAGGCCCGGCGCCGGGGGACCCGGAAGCAGATGTTCCGGCCGGGAAAAGAGGAGACGAAGAACTCGCCCAACCCCGAGCTGCTATCGCTGGTACAGAACCTGGATGAAAAGCCCCGGGCCGGGGGTGCAGAATCTGGTCCTGAGGAGGATGCTCTGAGCCTCGGGGCTGAAGCCTGCAACTTCATGCAGCCAGTAGGGGCCAAGAGTTACAAGACCCTGCCTCCCGTGACACCTAAGACCCCTCCTCCAATGGCTCCCAAGACCCCGCCCCCTATGACTCCTAAGACTCCACCCCCAGTGGCTCCTAAGCCCCCATCTCGAGGGCTCCTTGATGGGCTCGTGAATGGGGCAGTCTCTTCAGCTGTAATCCCTGAGCCACCAAGGctgcagggcaggggtggggagctATTTGCTAAGCGGCAGAGCCGTGCGGACAGGTATGTGGTGGAAGGTACACCTGGTCCTGGTCTTGGCCCTCGGCCTAGAAGTCCTTCTCCTACCCCGTCTCTGCCCCCTTCCTGGAAATATTCACCCAACATCCGTGCCCCACCTCCTATTGCTTACAACCCACTGCTCTCTCCCTTTTTCCCGCAGGCGGCCCGAACTCTCCCTAAGGCCCAATCCCAGGGGCCTCGGGCAACACCCAAGCAGGGCATCAAGGCTCTAGATTTTATGCGGCATCAGCCCTATCAACTTAAAACTGCCATGTTCTGTTTTGATGAGGTTCCCCCGACTCCTGGCCCTACCGCCTCAGGGCCCCCCAAAACTGCCCGAGTCCAGGAGATTCGCCGGTTTTCCACTCCGGCGCCCCAGCCCACTGCAGAACCCCTGGTTCCCACTGTGCTTGCCCCGCGAGCAGCCACTACACTGGATGAGCCCATCTGGAGAACAGAGCTGGCCTCAGCCCCTGTTCCtagcccagcccctcctccagaGTCTCCCAGGGGCCTTGGGGCTTCTCCCAGCTCCTGTGGTTTCCAGGTAGCCAGGCCCCGATTCTCAGCCACCAGAACAGGATTGCAGGCTCATGTGTGGAGGCCTGGGGCAGGGCACCAGTGA